One region of Coregonus clupeaformis isolate EN_2021a unplaced genomic scaffold, ASM2061545v1 scaf0084, whole genome shotgun sequence genomic DNA includes:
- the LOC121561547 gene encoding mucin-5AC-like, translated as MRATTPHNSLAHSASPSRTLPISISNMEGRSVPATPLLPRNGPTAVSNHISSDISSRTTKQRSDNPKATPVVPSQSLDGGPSSGPSSGSSSGPSSGPSSGPSSGPSSGSSSGPSSGPSSGSSSGPSSGPSSGPSSGSSSGPSSGPSSGPSSGSSSGPSSGSSSGPSSGSYKGGGSFPFSNQQRSSRSEALLDRTTSCDEGGHGQVQGQRSGDMPSRGAPPYKCSEALTDRRLRQLNVQRSSPERQLVNGHGVEHNRLVGRVSVGVGGQGGGDRGGYSDILMDYVWGKQQRQVEQVHGNGKFPSSVPAPSLSHFNGYPHPHPQPQGHLSGPQHLSGGPPAYRSPLMLRGKPGEPRRVKVTRTKSCGPFIPLQQHQQEALLSSSSDPPLPPTSTSTGTSTATLYPHQGFGVESHQHQLGPGSGPGLRPPQYSDSVTPDDPTRSLHKALALEGLRDWYLRNTLGGKGLGQDNGGPPKIHTTDSLHGSHPHQLPHQPQAYQGDYHPRQLPKSQTFQGLPLHGRSVELSLYQESFPSQMQELTLKEPSTDRGDLPTPGTLV; from the exons ATGAGGGCCACAACGCCACACAACTCGCTGGCCCACTCTGCCAG CCCGAGTCGGACTCTTCCAATAAGTATTTCCAACATGGAGGGAAGGAGTGTGCCTGccacacccctcctcccacggaaTGGACCCACTGCTGTCTCCAACCACATCAG TTCAGACATATCCAGCAGGACTACCAAGCAGCGGTCGGACAATCCAAAGGCAACCCCAGTGGTTCCTTCACAGTCTCTGGACGGCGGCCCCTCCTCTGGCCCCTCCTCTGGCTCCTCCTCTGGCCCCTCCTCTGGCCCCTCCTCTGGCCCCTCCTCTGGCCCCTCCTCTGGCTCCTCCTCTGGCCCCTCCTCTGGCCCCTCCTCTGGCTCCTCCTCTGGCCCCTCCTCTGGCCCCTCCTCTGGCCCCTCCTCTGGCTCCTCCTCTGGCCCCTCCTCTGGCCCCTCCTCTGGCCCCTCCTCTGGCTCCTCCTCTGGCCCCTCCTCTGGCTCCTCCTCTGGTCCCTCATCAGGGTCCTACAAGGGAGGAGGAAGCTTCCCCTTCAGCAACCAGCAACGTAGCAGCAGATCAGAGGCACTACTAGACCGGACTACATCCTGCGACGAGGGGGGTCATGGTCAAGTtcagggtcaaaggtcaggggACATGCCCTCCAGAGGGGCACCCCCGTACAAGTGTTCCGAGGCGCTGACGGACAGACGTCTGAGGCAGCTGAACGTCCAGAGGTCCAGCCCAGAGAGACAGCTGGTGAACGGACATGGGGTGGAGCACAACAGGCTGGTTGGTCGAGTGTCtgtaggggtggggggtcagggaggaggagacagaggaggttaCAGTGATATCCTGATGGACTATGTGTGGGGGAAGCAGCAGAGGCAGGTTGAACAGGTCCACGGCAATGGGAAGTTCCCCTCCTCTGTCCCTGCACCTTCTCTTTCTCACTTCAATGGTTACCCCCACCCTCACCCCCAGCCGCAGGGGCATCTCTCCGGACCCCAGCATCTCTCCGGGGGCCCTCCAGCCTACAGAAGTCCCCTGATGCTCCGGGGGAAGCCTGGCGAGCCACGTCGGGTCAAGGTGACCCGCACCAAGTCCTGTGGTCCCTTTATTCCTCTCcagcaacaccagcaggaggctcttctttcctcctcctctgatcctcctctccctcccacctccacctctaccgGGACCTCCACAGCTACCCTGTACCCCCACCAGGGGTTTGGGGTTGAATCCCACCAGCACCAGTTGGGGCCTGGATCAGGACCAGGTCTGAGACCACCCCAGTACTCTGACTCCGTCACCCCAGATGACCCCACCCGCAGCCTGCACAAGGCCCTGGCCCTGGAGGGGTTAAGAGACTGGTACCTGAGAAACACCCTGGGGGGGAAGGGACTGGGGCAGGACAACGGGGGACCCCCCAAGATACATACCACAGACTCCCTGCATGGGTCACACCCTCACCAGCTCCCCCACCAGCCCCAGGCCTACCAGGGAGACTACCATCCTCGCCAACTGCCAAAGTCACAGACCTTCCAGGGGCTTCCACTACATGGCAG gtcggTAGAGTTGTCTCTGTACCAGGAGTCCTTCCCATCCCAGATGCAGGAGCTGACCCTGAAAGAACCCAGCACTGACAGAGGTGACCTGCCGACCCCGGGCACACTGgtctga